One bacterium genomic window, GTTTGATATATAAAGAACGACATCCGTGTCTTCGGGAATCTCCTGCCCTCCCGGGGGAGACTGCCCGGCGACAAGACCGCGCGAATAATTGTTGGACCGGATGATCGGCGTCGATTTGACTTCGAGACCGGCTTCCTTTACCACGAGCTCGGCTTCACGTTGCGAAAGTCCGACTACCGATGGCATGAGAAGCGGTCGCGGCCCTTTCGATACGGTGACATGGATGATACGGTCTGGTTTGACAAGCGTTCCCGGCGGCGTCAACTGAAGGGTTATGACATCTTTGGGGTAAATATTGTGATAGACGAGCGAATCCTGAACGATTGACAGGTGCAGGCTATGAGCGGTTTTTCCGGCTTCCGCGAGCGATTTTCCGGTCAGGTCAGGCAAACGAATTTCAAGACCGGTCTGCTGGTAATACGGCATTATAATCCTGTCCATGGTCACAACAAAGGTAATTCCGGCCAGAATAAGGGCAAAAAGGGCAATAATGCCATGCCGAATTATCGTACCGACCAGTTTCAGCGGATCGAATTTATTCGTTCGCTTCTGCGAGCGGGATGCAGCCTGTGGAGTATTCTGATTCATCTTACTCTTTCCGCAGCTTGGCTGCGAAAGCTCCGACACCCTCCATCTGGTGGGGAAAAATCAGATATCCGGGTCCTCGTTCAAATGCTGTGAAACGGCTGTCATGGTCAATGGTGAACTCATGATGTTGCTCCAGAAAATCCGCGACCGTATCCTCATTTTCCTCATGTTCGAGGGTGCAGGTGCTGTATACCAGCACACCGCCCGGCTTGACCTGACCGGCGGCATTATCGAGCATCTCGCGCTGGAGGGATGCGATCCGGGTTACATCCTCATCGGTCAGCCGCCACTTCAGATCGGGCCGTTTTGAAAAAACACCGGTCCCCGAACAGGGAACATCGAGCAGAACACGGTCGTACCGCTCCTCCGAATCGCGCCCGAAGGTAACCGCATCGTCTTCCCTGAACTCCAGGATAGTGAATCCGAGACGTCCGGCGGTTTCCTCGACAAGTCCGAGCCGCGACTGATGCTTATCGACAGCCGTAATACGCCCCTGATCGTGCATGAGCGAGGCGGCGTGTATCGCTTTACCTCCCGGTGCACAACAGAGATCGAGCACCTGTTCGCCCGGCTGGGGAGCAAGCAGCACCGTGGCCATTCCCGCCGAGGGGTCCTGGACGATGAAGAGGCCGTCACGGAAGGCGACGCTGTCGAACAGACCGTTGGCCTTTGACACCGAAAGGTATTCAGGCATCCCGGTTACAGGCTCCGTCTCGAAACCCTCGTGATCGAGCGCTTCTGCAAGGCTCTCCATGCTTGTCCCGATCCTTCCCGTACGGACAAAAACCGGGTGTTTCTCGTTTCCCTGCCTCATGATGGATTCGGCGATGTTCTCGCCGAAAGCATCGATCCATCGCCGTGCAATCCAGAGCGGATGAGAGAGTTCGAGCGACAGCCGTTCCGCCGTATCGGAAGGCCATTTATCCGGCTCACCCTCACGGAGAAATCTCCTGAGGAGAGCATTGACGAGGCCCCCGGCGCCCTTGCCGTGCGTTTTTACGGCGATTGTTACACTCTCGTTGACCGCCGCCCATTCCGGAATGGAATCCATGAACATGATCTGGAATAATCCGAGACGAAGCACATTACGAATATCCTGATCGAGTTCGGACGGGTTTTTATTATAGTAAATATTGATGATACGGTCAAGGCGCATTTTCCAGCGTATCACTCCGGGTACCATTTCACGGACGAAAGAACGGTCACGGGTTTCAAGCTCCTTCATCAGGGGAGATGTCATGATCCGGTCGGTATATGCCCCTTCGTTTTCCACCCGGGAAAGAAGCCGGAGAGCTACCTCACGGGCGGTTTGGGGCTGGCTTGTTTTTTTCTTCAAGTATAAGCCTTTCAGCATTCGCGGGGATATCAAAAACAAGGTCGCTCTCGGCAAGACCCGTATTCACCGAACAGGTCGAAAAATCCAGCGCGAGCATCTTTTTCCCCTCGGTAAATTCGGTTCTGCGCGGAAACATCACATCGCCGCATGATATAAAATCCGAACACAGACGTCGCCAGACTACCTTTGAGCCCTTTAAAATTTCTTCTTTAACAAGCAGTAAGCCGGGGCCTTCGACCGTGTATCGGTATTCCCTTAAACTGTCTTCCAGAGCAAGGATGGCCTGATAATTTTTATGTTTCAGGGAAACACGGGAACCGGCCTGAATATCGGCGGGAGGATATGCGCCGGTGAACATGGAGGTAATACGGTCGATATCGAACCGCATTCCGGGAACGAGAAGCGCGGAAATATCTTCGCCGCGGCCTGCGACGAAGTAGCCGGTCAATGAAGGGATGTACACGGTATACGAATCGGGCCGTGCGACAATAACGGAAAGGACAATGCCGAAAGTACCCTTGATGATCACCCGGAACCTGTCGGGGCTCCTGTAATTGATATAGACGGCTGCCGATTCAGTGCGGCCGTTAATCTTTGCGGTGGCCCGTGCCCGTCCGGAAAAATCATGTATCCCCGATGCCTGTTTCTCGAAGGAAGCCAGTATCTGTTCAATGGTGACATCGGAGGGAACAACCGATACAGGCTTCTTTCCGCAGCTCTGAATTGTCAGGATAAACAGAACAGCGATCGCAGGCCGAAGCATTCTTATCATATCGCTCACTTGATGCCATCGATTTTCGGCTGAATACGTGCGGAATCCTCGCCGAGCTTTATGGCCGAATTGTAAGCATCGGCTGCTTCTTTTGCCTTGCCCAGTTTCACGAGAACATCACCGTAGTGTTCGTATATGACACCCTTATCGGAAGCCTCGGCCACATTGAGCGCGGCTTCAATATACTTTCGCGCTTCCTTTAAATTGCCTTTTTTAAAATATCCCCAGCCGAGAGTATCGAGGTAGGCCCCGTTCTTCGGTTCCTTTTCAAGCGACCGTTTGACCATGCCGATTGCCTTGTCGAGGTTCTGGTTATGCTCCATGTACATATAGGCGAGATTGTTGAGGGCAAGGGTATGGTCCGGTTCGATCTTCAGTATGTTGAGGAGCGCCTCTTCCGCCTTATCAAAACGGCCGAGAAAGTCATAAACCAGGCTCAGTCTCAGGAGATATGATATATTCTGGGGATCCGATTCGGACAGCCATTCGAGAATGGCGGCCGCATCTTCATACCGTTTCAGTTCGGTATAAATGGTTGCCTCGATCTCTTTCAGTATCGTTTTATCCTCGATGAACGACCCCGCTTGTTTACGGATGAGATCGACAGCCTCTTCGGCACGGCCAAGCTTGATGAGCGACCGCGCCATACCGGCGAAAGCGTTGAGCAGCGACTCCTGGTTCACATTCTTGTCAACCTTTGAAAAACCGGTGCTGTAATAGT contains:
- a CDS encoding PASTA domain-containing protein — its product is MNQNTPQAASRSQKRTNKFDPLKLVGTIIRHGIIALFALILAGITFVVTMDRIIMPYYQQTGLEIRLPDLTGKSLAEAGKTAHSLHLSIVQDSLVYHNIYPKDVITLQLTPPGTLVKPDRIIHVTVSKGPRPLLMPSVVGLSQREAELVVKEAGLEVKSTPIIRSNNYSRGLVAGQSPPGGQEIPEDTDVVLYISNGLPETNIKMPNLVELSLSAALDTLKFYRFDIKLVQINYVNESEMLPETVIDQQPDPGALTHTSSEVTLDVSKKE
- the rsmB gene encoding 16S rRNA (cytosine(967)-C(5))-methyltransferase RsmB yields the protein MKKKTSQPQTAREVALRLLSRVENEGAYTDRIMTSPLMKELETRDRSFVREMVPGVIRWKMRLDRIINIYYNKNPSELDQDIRNVLRLGLFQIMFMDSIPEWAAVNESVTIAVKTHGKGAGGLVNALLRRFLREGEPDKWPSDTAERLSLELSHPLWIARRWIDAFGENIAESIMRQGNEKHPVFVRTGRIGTSMESLAEALDHEGFETEPVTGMPEYLSVSKANGLFDSVAFRDGLFIVQDPSAGMATVLLAPQPGEQVLDLCCAPGGKAIHAASLMHDQGRITAVDKHQSRLGLVEETAGRLGFTILEFREDDAVTFGRDSEERYDRVLLDVPCSGTGVFSKRPDLKWRLTDEDVTRIASLQREMLDNAAGQVKPGGVLVYSTCTLEHEENEDTVADFLEQHHEFTIDHDSRFTAFERGPGYLIFPHQMEGVGAFAAKLRKE
- a CDS encoding DUF4292 domain-containing protein; this encodes MIRMLRPAIAVLFILTIQSCGKKPVSVVPSDVTIEQILASFEKQASGIHDFSGRARATAKINGRTESAAVYINYRSPDRFRVIIKGTFGIVLSVIVARPDSYTVYIPSLTGYFVAGRGEDISALLVPGMRFDIDRITSMFTGAYPPADIQAGSRVSLKHKNYQAILALEDSLREYRYTVEGPGLLLVKEEILKGSKVVWRRLCSDFISCGDVMFPRRTEFTEGKKMLALDFSTCSVNTGLAESDLVFDIPANAERLILEEKNKPAPNRP